One genomic segment of Ricinus communis isolate WT05 ecotype wild-type chromosome 5, ASM1957865v1, whole genome shotgun sequence includes these proteins:
- the LOC8259233 gene encoding heavy metal-associated isoprenylated plant protein 28, with protein MTMTEMRVHMDCAGCETKIKKALQKLDGVDDIDIDMTMQKVTVMGWADQKKVLKAVRKTGRRAELWPYPYNPEYYNFKQQYQYQQQQETQPEVTYYATQYSTSSYNYRKHGYSNEDYGYYQTPPYSMAVDEQATAMFSDENPHACSIM; from the exons ATGACG ATGACAGAGATGAGAGTGCATATGGATTGTGCTGGCTGTGAGACTAAAATAAAGAAGGCTCTTCAAAAGCTAGATG GAGTGGATGACATAGACATAGACATGACCATGCAAAAAGTAACAGTAATGGGCTGGGCAGACCAGAAGAAGGTTCTTAAAGCAGTAAGGAAGACAGGAAGAAGAGCTGAGCTATGGCCATATCCGTATAATCCtgaatattataatttcaaacAACAGTACCAGTATCAGCAGCAACAAGAAACTCAACCTGAAGTTACCTATTATGCAACTCAGTACTCCACCTCTTCATACAACTATCGTAAACATGGTTACAGTAATGAAGACTACGGTTATTATCAAACACCCCCTTATTCAATGGCTGTTGATGAACAGGCTACCGCTATGTTTAGTGATGAAAATCCTCATGCTTGTTCCATAATGTGA
- the LOC8259232 gene encoding ervatamin-B, with translation MHSKIQAIYKLNKTMALPLQTKLAIVLMILVTWVSQAMPRPLIDEDAVAEKHEQWMARHGRTYQDDEEKERRFHIFKKNLKHIENFNNAFNRTYKLGLNHFADLTDEEFLATYTGYKMPKVLPTANITTKTTQSSDVLYEANVPESIDWRTRGVVTPVKNQGRCGCCWAFSAAAAVEGIIGNGVSLSAQQLLDCVPDSNGCNGGFMDNAFRYIIQNQGLASATYYPYQLMREMCRPSNNAARISGYVDVTPADEETLKSAVARQPVSAAVDATSELNFKYYGGGIFPPQDCGSTLTHAITIVGYGTSAEGTKYWLIKNSWGEGWGEGGYMRLQRDVGSYGGACGIALRASYPTR, from the exons ATGCACAGCAAGATTCAAGCCATTTACAAATTAAACAAAACCATGGCTCTTCCGCTCCAAACAAAGCTTGCGATTGTATTAATGATTTTAGTGACATGGGTGTCTCAAGCCATGCCTCGACCATTAATCGATGAAGATGCCGTTGCTGAAAAGCATGAGCAATGGATGGCCCGCCATGGACGGACTTATCAAGAcgatgaagaaaaagagaggcGATTTcatatattcaaaaaaaatttgaaacacATTGAGAATTTCAACAATGCATTCAATAGGACTTACAAGTTAGGTCTGAACCATTTTGCAGACTTAACTGATGAAGAATTTCTTGCTACTTATACTGGATACAAGATGCCCAAAGTACTCCCAACAGCAAATATAACGACCAAAACGACTCAATCCAGTGATGTTCTTTACGAGGCTAATGTTCCTGAGAGCATAGACTGGAGGACTAGAGGTGTCGTCACCCCTGTTAAGAACCAGGGTCGATGTG GGTGTTGCTGGGCCTTTTCAGCTGCAGCAGCTGTTGAAGGAATTATAGGCAACGGTGTCTCATTATCGGCACAGCAATTGCTAGATTGTGTACCTGATAGTAACGGTTGCAACGGCGGTTTTATGGATAATGCTTTCAGATACATAATACAGAACCAAGGCTTAGCCTCCGCAACATATTACCCGTATCAATTAATGCGAGAAATGTGCAGACCAAGCAACAATGCAGCCAGGATAAGTGGCTACGTAGATGTAACACCTGCTGACGAGGAGACTCTAAAAAGCGCGGTAGCAAGGCAACCTGTATCAGCCGCCGTTGATGCAACTTCTGAACTTAACTTCAAGTACTACGGGGGTGGAATATTCCCGCCCCAAGATTGTGGGAGTACATTGACTCATGCTATTACCATAGTTGGATATGGAACGAGTGCAGAAGGTACAAAGTATTGGTTAATCAAGAATTCATGGGGCGAGGGATGGGGAGAAGGTGGATACATGAGACTGCAGAGAGATGTTGGGTCCTATGGAGGTGCTTGTGGCATTGCATTGCGTGCATCTTATCCTACCCgctaa
- the LOC8259231 gene encoding zingipain-2, producing the protein MALSLQITKLVITLLMILGTWVSQAMPRPLLNAEAIAEKHEQWMARHGRTYHDNAEKERRFQIFKNNLDYIENFNKAFNKTYKLGLNKFSDLSEEEFVTTYNGYEMPTTLPTANTTVKPTFFSNYYNQDEVPESIDWRENGVVTSVKNQGECGCCWAFSAVAAVEGIAGNGASLSAQQLLDCVGDNSGCGGGTMIKAFEYIVQNQGIVSDTDYPYEQTQEMCRSGSNVAARITGYESVIQSEEALKRAVAKQPISVAIDASSGPNFKSYISGVFSAEDCGTHLTHAVTLVGYGTTEDGTKYWLVKNSWGEEWGESGYMRLQREVGAMEGPCGIAMQASYPTLD; encoded by the exons ATGGCCTTATCACTTCAGATTACAAAGCTTGTGATTACTTTGCTGATGATCTTAGGGACGTGGGTCTCTCAAGCCATGCCCCGACCATTACTGAATGCAGAAGCCATTGCTGAAAAGCATGAGCAATGGATGGCTCGTCATGGACGAACTTACCATGACAATGCGGAAAAAGAAAGGCGGTTTCAGATATTCAAGAACAACTTGGACTACATTGAAAATTTCAACAAGGCATTCAACAAGACCTACAAGTTAGGTCTCAATAAATTTTCAGACTTATCCGAAGAAGAATTTGTTACTACTTACAACGGATACGAGATGCCTACCACACTCCCAACGGCAAACACAACTGTAAAACCAACATTTTTCAGTAATTATTATAACCAAGATGAAGTTCCAGAGAGCATAGACTGGAGGGAAAATGGTGTGGTTACCTCCGTTAAGAACCAAGGTGAATGTG GATGTTGCTGGGCATTTTCAGCGGTGGCAGCAGTGGAAGGGATTGCAGGTAATGGTGCCTCGCTCTCGGCACAGCAGTTATTGGACTGTGTCGGAGATAACAGCGGCTGTGGCGGCGGTACAATGATTAAAGCTTTCGAATATATAGTACAAAATCAAGGCATAGTCTCAGATACAGATTACCCATATGAACAAACGCAAGAAATGTGTAGATCCGGTAGCAATGTTGCAGCCCGAATTACTGGTTATGAAAGCGTAATCCAGAGTGAGGAAGCCTTAAAAAGGGCAGTGGCAAAGCAGCCTATATCAGTCGCCATTGATGCTTCTTCTGGACCTAACTTCAAGAGTTACATAAGCGGAGTGTTCTCGGCAGAAGATTGTGGGACTCATCTTACGCATGCTGTCACTTTAGTTGGATATGGAACGACCGAGGATGGTACTAAGTATTGGCTGGTCAAGAATTCATGGGGCGAGGAGTGGGGGGAAAGTGGGTACATGAGGCTGCAAAGAGAGGTTGGTGCCATGGAAGGTCCCTGTGGCATTGCTATGCAAGCTTCTTATCCTACCcttgattaa
- the LOC8259230 gene encoding uncharacterized protein LOC8259230 yields the protein MAEKKEGGIVKKGQEEGLKMAISILEEFELPLGLLPLEGVIEVGFVRDTGYMWILQKKKVEHSFKMISKLVSYDSEITGYVSKKLIKKLKGVKAKELMLWPPVSEIVIDDSATGKIHFKSLAGITKTFPVEAFGAGQ from the coding sequence ATGGCAGAGAAGAAGGAAGGAGGAATTGTTAAGAAGGGTCAGGAAGAGGGGCTCAAAATGGCAATTTCAATTCTTGAGGAGTTTGAACTTCCTCTGGGGCTCCTACCCCTTGAAGGTGTGATTGAAGTTGGTTTTGTTAGGGATACTGGATATATGTGGATCCTGCAAAAGAAGAAGGTCGAGCACAGCTTTAAGATGATCAGCAAGCTAGTGAGTTACGACAGCGAAATAACTGGCTATGTCAGCAAGAAGTTGATCAAGAAGCTCAAGGGAGTGAAGGCTAAGGAGCTCATGCTTTGGCCTCCAGTTAGTGAGATAGTCATTGATGACTCGGCCACTGGCAAAATTCACTTCAAGAGCCTTGCTGGCATCACAAAAACTTTCCCGGTTGAAGCATTTGGTGCTGGCCAGTGA